From a single Candidatus Schekmanbacteria bacterium genomic region:
- a CDS encoding N-acetylmuramoyl-L-alanine amidase encodes MNIRFEKKKLITLSVASILPLIIWTTGCSFFGEKKVDISKLAKVTMIRNFSGSGYSRVAIDMDKEARYEIHRINNPKRIFIDVFDSYLTSDLNKKSVNVSDGVIKTVRASYYKPTTVRIVMDVENFDNYTSFVLKEPYRVVIDLFGQIMAKPDDNAPPITADNQPVTPPPSEPKTLSLSRQLGLGVHTVAIDAGHGGKDPGAIGVNGLREKDVVLDIALRLKKYLTEQYGMKVLMTRADDVFIPLEERTAMANANNADLFISIHANASRNLNASGIETYYLNLTSDPAAMETAARENSASMKNISDLQKILSQLLVSTKIKESTSLASSIQKALPKSLAVKYSDVKDLGVKKAPFYVLIGARMPSILVETSFITNPSEGIKLAKPEYREALAKGILEGISKYIGDFPQQKKAETVKESSSR; translated from the coding sequence ATGAATATCCGGTTTGAGAAAAAAAAGCTTATTACCTTATCTGTTGCAAGTATCCTTCCTCTTATAATATGGACGACGGGGTGTAGTTTCTTTGGAGAAAAGAAAGTTGATATTTCCAAGCTTGCCAAAGTTACTATGATAAGAAACTTTTCAGGGAGCGGATATAGCAGGGTTGCAATTGATATGGACAAGGAAGCCCGGTATGAGATCCACAGGATAAACAATCCCAAAAGGATATTTATTGATGTATTTGATTCATATCTCACTTCTGACCTTAATAAGAAAAGCGTCAATGTATCGGATGGAGTTATAAAAACTGTCCGGGCTTCGTATTATAAACCAACTACTGTCCGCATAGTTATGGATGTTGAAAACTTCGACAACTACACAAGCTTCGTGCTCAAAGAGCCATACAGGGTGGTAATCGACCTGTTCGGACAAATCATGGCAAAGCCGGATGACAATGCGCCTCCGATAACTGCTGATAACCAGCCTGTAACTCCTCCCCCTTCCGAGCCTAAAACTTTGAGTCTCTCTAGACAGCTTGGTCTTGGTGTGCACACTGTCGCAATAGATGCAGGTCATGGAGGCAAGGACCCGGGTGCAATAGGAGTTAATGGTCTGCGTGAAAAGGATGTTGTCCTTGATATCGCCTTACGGCTGAAAAAGTATTTAACAGAGCAGTATGGAATGAAAGTTTTAATGACAAGGGCAGATGATGTCTTTATACCTCTTGAAGAAAGAACAGCAATGGCTAATGCGAACAATGCCGACCTCTTCATCTCAATCCATGCGAATGCAAGCAGGAATCTCAATGCTTCCGGTATAGAGACATACTATCTTAATCTTACATCTGATCCGGCAGCTATGGAAACAGCAGCAAGAGAGAACAGTGCATCCATGAAAAACATAAGTGACCTGCAGAAGATATTAAGCCAGCTTCTTGTGAGCACAAAAATTAAGGAGTCCACTTCTCTGGCATCCAGTATCCAGAAGGCTCTTCCTAAAAGTCTTGCAGTTAAATATAGCGATGTGAAGGACCTTGGTGTTAAAAAGGCTCCATTTTATGTCCTTATAGGAGCGAGAATGCCAAGCATACTTGTTGAAACATCTTTCATAACAAATCCGTCTGAAGGGATAAAACTTGCAAAGCCGGAGTACCGCGAAGCCCTTGCAAAGGGTATCCTTGAAGGGATAAGCAAATATATCGGAGACTTCCCTCAGCAGAAAAAAGCAGAGACAGTTAAGGAATCAAGTTCGCGTTAA
- the nadC gene encoding carboxylating nicotinate-nucleotide diphosphorylase translates to MKIDWKKVDPLIEWSIEEDIGTGDITTEAVLVEHIQARGEVLAKDNLVLAGIDIIPHILSKVTHDFEFEPYFHDGDHVPAGNVIAAITTEARVLLTHERVILNYLQRLSGIATNASKFASLVEGTKAKIADTRKTTPGWRVLEKYAVKVGGGENHRFGLFDAVLIKDNHIKLVGGIGEAVRRMRGFIPHYLKLEVEASTPEQVREALEAGVEIIMLDNMDDTILEEMVKLINGRAVIEVSGGVNLGNVKRIAELGVDLISIGAITHSAPAMDISMNINALG, encoded by the coding sequence ATGAAAATTGACTGGAAGAAAGTTGATCCTTTAATAGAGTGGTCAATTGAAGAGGACATTGGTACGGGTGACATAACTACAGAGGCAGTCCTTGTTGAACACATTCAGGCGAGAGGTGAGGTGCTTGCAAAGGATAATCTCGTCCTTGCAGGAATTGACATCATCCCCCACATACTGTCCAAAGTCACACATGATTTCGAGTTTGAGCCTTATTTCCATGACGGCGACCATGTGCCTGCCGGAAACGTGATTGCAGCAATAACAACAGAAGCGAGGGTGCTGCTTACGCATGAGAGAGTTATTCTTAATTATCTTCAGCGGCTCTCGGGAATAGCAACTAATGCTTCAAAGTTCGCGTCCCTTGTAGAGGGTACAAAGGCAAAGATTGCTGATACGAGAAAAACCACTCCGGGATGGAGGGTGCTTGAAAAATATGCGGTAAAAGTAGGCGGAGGAGAGAACCACAGATTCGGCTTGTTCGACGCTGTTCTTATAAAGGATAATCATATTAAATTGGTTGGCGGAATCGGAGAGGCGGTAAGGAGAATGAGAGGTTTTATACCCCATTACCTTAAACTCGAGGTTGAGGCTTCTACACCGGAGCAGGTAAGGGAGGCTCTTGAAGCAGGAGTCGAGATAATCATGCTCGATAACATGGATGACACTATCCTTGAGGAGATGGTAAAGCTGATAAACGGAAGAGCTGTAATTGAAGTTTCCGGAGGGGTTAACCTTGGCAATGTTAAGAGGATCGCTGAACTTGGAGTAGATCTGATTTCAATCGGAGCTATAACACATTCAGCTCCGGCAATGGACATCAGTATGAATATAAATGCATTGGGATAA
- the acpS gene encoding holo-ACP synthase — protein MAVAGIGIDHVDIEKFKSVLEKRKDRFLNRVFTEREQEAAKEKNLLLTLAGKYAAKEAFFKAVGPSKLSGITWKDIEILNEESGKPKIFLHGRALKIANANKIKNIFISISHTDIIAMSQVLLETDE, from the coding sequence ATGGCTGTTGCCGGAATCGGGATCGACCATGTTGATATTGAAAAGTTTAAATCTGTCCTTGAGAAAAGAAAAGACAGGTTTCTTAACAGGGTATTTACCGAACGGGAACAGGAAGCGGCGAAAGAAAAAAATTTACTGTTAACTTTAGCCGGAAAATATGCGGCGAAAGAGGCTTTTTTCAAAGCTGTCGGTCCTTCCAAATTATCTGGTATCACATGGAAGGATATAGAGATTTTGAATGAAGAATCGGGGAAGCCAAAGATATTCCTTCATGGCAGAGCGTTAAAAATTGCCAACGCAAATAAGATAAAGAACATCTTCATTTCCATTTCCCACACAGACATTATTGCCATGTCACAGGTCCTACTTGAAACCGATGAGTGA
- a CDS encoding MFS transporter yields the protein MSKKILGIDIPSGLSKRNFSALFISTGLVMMVYMIPTIILPRLLKESIGIPEADFGRINSITQNIDTVTSILFLSLVGSLSDKHGRKILMLIGLLGVSVAFTLYSCSLPVGVFFKVNPLWFVFLFQFVLSFSMIFVFSQLMTLVADYTERRSRGKAMAISSTMIGIGITISFVFFSQLQKQIGVTNLLLVGALLTSLTFLIVKFFIVDRMPHKEREISAKRNSTIKNWKEVSSVVEKSPGLKVCFFTSFVTSSANIILGAFLTIWAVKVAGNFNLTPAEATAFGGMVIGLSSLVALVSTFFWGMLVDRLGRMQVIATGLLLNGIGFFLIGMTSNPFSSEVKLYGVLTGLGSAGVSVGFTSLLADLAPKKILGSIFGISTAIGSLGTLFFFQLGGFLFDYVGFSSPFSIVGIADLIAFTYAISKWKQVSRISETG from the coding sequence TTGAGTAAAAAAATATTAGGAATTGATATTCCATCAGGGCTTTCAAAAAGAAATTTTTCTGCTCTTTTCATTTCAACGGGTTTAGTAATGATGGTCTATATGATTCCAACCATAATCCTCCCGAGGTTGCTAAAGGAATCTATAGGCATTCCTGAAGCAGATTTTGGGAGAATAAATTCCATCACTCAGAATATCGACACTGTAACTTCCATTCTCTTTCTCTCACTTGTGGGCTCCCTATCAGATAAACATGGGAGAAAGATCCTAATGCTCATAGGGCTTTTGGGCGTATCAGTCGCATTTACTCTCTATTCCTGTTCTCTTCCAGTAGGAGTTTTTTTTAAAGTTAATCCATTATGGTTTGTTTTCTTATTCCAGTTTGTCCTTTCCTTCTCTATGATTTTTGTTTTTTCTCAGCTTATGACGTTAGTTGCTGACTATACTGAAAGAAGAAGCAGAGGGAAAGCCATGGCAATTAGCAGCACTATGATAGGAATAGGGATTACCATCTCGTTTGTATTCTTCTCCCAGCTTCAGAAACAGATAGGTGTAACCAATCTCCTTCTGGTAGGAGCTTTACTCACATCATTAACTTTTCTGATCGTTAAGTTTTTTATTGTGGACAGGATGCCTCATAAAGAAAGAGAGATATCAGCCAAAAGAAATTCAACAATCAAAAACTGGAAAGAAGTATCTTCGGTGGTTGAAAAAAGTCCAGGACTTAAGGTCTGCTTTTTTACAAGCTTTGTAACCTCTTCAGCTAACATCATATTGGGAGCTTTCCTGACCATCTGGGCTGTAAAGGTAGCGGGAAATTTTAATCTAACCCCTGCCGAAGCCACAGCTTTTGGAGGGATGGTAATTGGATTATCAAGTCTGGTGGCTTTAGTTTCAACCTTCTTTTGGGGAATGCTCGTTGACAGGTTAGGCAGGATGCAGGTCATAGCGACAGGATTACTTTTAAATGGGATAGGCTTTTTCCTTATAGGCATGACATCAAACCCGTTCTCTTCGGAAGTAAAACTGTACGGAGTGCTGACAGGGCTTGGTTCAGCAGGAGTTTCTGTCGGGTTTACATCTCTGCTCGCAGATCTTGCTCCCAAAAAGATTCTCGGATCTATATTTGGTATTTCAACTGCTATAGGTTCTTTAGGGACTCTGTTCTTTTTCCAATTAGGAGGATTCCTCTTTGATTATGTCGGCTTCTCAAGCCCATTTTCTATTGTAGGTATAGCTGACCTGATTGCATTTACCTATGCCATCTCTAAGTGGAAGCAGGTATCGAGGATTTCAGAAACCGGCTAA
- the kdsA gene encoding 3-deoxy-8-phosphooctulonate synthase, translating into MQINISGKKIKKGDSFFLVAGPCVIENEKLCLDIAKQVNALCSKLGIFYVFKSSFDKANRSSVTSFRGPGFEKGLDILNNVKEKVSVPVLSDIHESWQAEPAAHVLDILQVPAFLCRQTDIIIEAGKTGKAINVKKGQFMAPGDIGNIVEKIQSTGNRNVMITDRGTSFGYHNLVVDFRGLEIMKREPALVGFDATHSVQLPGDKGKTSGGEKEFIEPLIMAASAVGINFLYAEVHPNPRKALCDAPNTMSIDELENVLKRAKRIEREARG; encoded by the coding sequence ATGCAGATAAATATTTCAGGAAAGAAAATAAAAAAAGGTGACAGTTTTTTCCTGGTGGCAGGACCATGTGTAATTGAAAATGAGAAACTTTGTCTTGATATTGCAAAACAGGTAAATGCACTCTGCTCAAAGCTTGGCATCTTCTATGTTTTTAAATCTTCTTTTGATAAAGCTAACCGTTCATCTGTAACGTCATTCAGAGGGCCAGGGTTTGAAAAGGGGCTGGATATACTGAATAATGTAAAGGAAAAAGTAAGTGTCCCTGTCCTCTCAGATATCCATGAATCTTGGCAGGCAGAGCCGGCGGCTCATGTCCTCGATATTCTTCAGGTGCCTGCATTTTTATGCCGCCAGACTGACATTATCATTGAAGCAGGAAAAACAGGCAAGGCGATAAACGTCAAGAAGGGGCAGTTCATGGCTCCGGGAGATATCGGGAATATAGTGGAGAAAATACAAAGCACAGGAAACAGGAATGTAATGATAACAGACCGGGGCACGAGCTTCGGCTATCATAATCTGGTCGTTGATTTCAGAGGTCTTGAAATAATGAAGCGCGAGCCTGCCCTTGTGGGATTCGATGCAACTCACAGCGTACAGCTTCCGGGAGATAAGGGGAAAACTTCAGGGGGTGAAAAGGAATTTATAGAACCTCTCATAATGGCTGCATCTGCCGTAGGAATAAATTTCCTTTATGCGGAAGTACATCCAAATCCGCGCAAGGCTCTATGCGATGCCCCGAATACGATGAGTATTGATGAGCTTGAGAATGTGCTGAAAAGAGCAAAGCGCATAGAACGCGAAGCACGGGGATAG
- a CDS encoding PEP-CTERM sorting domain-containing protein, which produces MKRIFLLLALVAFLFTGVSANAIVIELYADSAPNAYGSPDWLPWKTDTFAAVAGGTFTNMSNGTYAGTNTWAPTDGIVYSTGDLGQRLQWIYWLPGETVAGLDGRFQVKDVADWDGVAYAGGAVVDGPEVGWSQPLSWMNYDPDGIAGSGDEGVIGTFGNAWWAWDNVALPYSTDANPYNETNIADITGLAGQMSVYQTYWTGMFRYRDEPGGAWTQTGELALYLTPVPEPSTLLLIGGGLAGLFYIRRKKA; this is translated from the coding sequence ATGAAAAGAATATTTCTATTATTAGCGCTTGTCGCATTTTTGTTCACCGGAGTTTCTGCTAACGCAATAGTCATTGAACTTTATGCTGATTCAGCTCCAAATGCATATGGTTCACCGGATTGGCTTCCTTGGAAGACTGATACTTTTGCTGCTGTTGCAGGTGGGACTTTCACAAATATGAGCAATGGCACTTATGCCGGCACCAATACATGGGCGCCGACAGATGGTATAGTTTACAGCACAGGTGATTTGGGTCAAAGGCTCCAATGGATTTACTGGCTTCCCGGTGAAACTGTTGCTGGGCTTGATGGAAGATTCCAGGTTAAAGATGTGGCTGACTGGGATGGGGTTGCATATGCAGGAGGTGCAGTTGTCGATGGTCCGGAAGTTGGATGGTCACAGCCTTTAAGCTGGATGAATTATGACCCGGATGGAATTGCAGGGAGTGGAGATGAAGGTGTAATAGGAACATTTGGAAATGCATGGTGGGCATGGGACAATGTTGCTTTACCATATAGCACGGATGCCAATCCATACAACGAAACTAATATTGCTGATATAACAGGTTTAGCTGGACAGATGTCTGTTTACCAGACTTACTGGACAGGAATGTTCAGGTACAGAGATGAACCAGGCGGTGCGTGGACTCAGACTGGTGAACTTGCGCTATATTTAACTCCGGTGCCGGAACCTTCAACATTGCTTCTCATTGGCGGTGGTCTTGCAGGGCTTTTCTACATAAGAAGGAAAAAAGCCTAA
- the glnD gene encoding [protein-PII] uridylyltransferase, with protein METQQILSHYKSVLKAGEEKVRGMHRDGASSEIISGLLTSLWDNMLVNIYRDVCRIYNLGNLDDLISIVAVGGYGRETLSPHSDMDIMLLSFDGVDGDVAVLNEKILHLLWDIKVDLGYSVRTIKDCEELSKTDFTCLTSILESRYLLGNRRSFENFLSDFRKRVIHKRIDAFLREKILERNERYDEVGRIIQVLEPNVKDGAGGLRDVHTIYWIAKATDQIERITEINRISFLSDDERGRLLNAFSFIWKVRNDLHYVSGRKNDVLSLQFQAQVAHNLGYSDSGNKPAVEHFLKDYYSCAKSIAQVCTLFIRRMVSSRMPHENMEIVLRQRRMENGLIVIGNTLYLPRAGKMPDISSLPELFRIFKFVHDHDIIISEKLMFYIAERIRSMKIKKKDIRESVQLFMEILGSKKNISGLIRLMNEIGLIGAVIPEFKDLESLVQFDIYHHYTVDEHVLLALEKLDELISKSTRHDDLLIGIAAELERRDIMRLSILLHDIGKSGGKGHVERGTAMSKKILKRMGIPREEADKVIMLVSNHLSMMHTAEKRDFSENRVLYNFVISAGTIEGLRMLFLLTYCDVNAVSPHAWSDWRSELVRKLYFKAYNYLSMRLHEKIDEKGEIVRKIETVIRKVIEKSDNILTVEDVSNFFDKLPQQYIISTLASRIFTHHRLLKTIRQEKKFVTWDVIQNKRAGVTDFLVCFEGKMGSFSKICGVLTAKGIFILGAQIYTTNDGFAVDTLQCRLYDGNLVSDPEIWLDVEKELEGVLSSRVSMETVMSRKKRFMFEGKFDIVKINTEISINNTDSESYTIIEIQANDKLGLLYEVTNAIAAMSLDISRATTVTEGNRAVLVFYVTDDRGEKITARSKVGEITSNLKALLGSREEENKNVRPL; from the coding sequence ATGGAAACTCAACAAATTCTATCCCATTACAAGTCTGTGCTTAAGGCAGGGGAGGAGAAAGTGCGCGGGATGCACCGTGATGGGGCTTCAAGCGAAATAATAAGCGGATTGTTGACATCCCTTTGGGACAACATGCTGGTAAATATATACAGGGATGTATGCAGGATTTACAACCTGGGGAATCTGGATGACCTTATTTCTATTGTAGCTGTCGGAGGATACGGTAGAGAAACTTTGAGTCCTCACTCTGATATGGATATCATGTTGCTTTCATTCGACGGAGTGGACGGAGATGTGGCAGTCCTGAATGAGAAGATACTGCACCTGCTTTGGGACATCAAGGTTGATCTGGGATACAGCGTGCGTACCATAAAGGACTGTGAAGAGCTGTCAAAAACTGATTTTACATGTTTAACATCTATTCTTGAGTCACGCTATCTTCTTGGCAACCGCAGAAGTTTCGAAAATTTTCTTTCTGATTTCCGCAAGAGAGTGATCCACAAACGGATTGATGCGTTTTTAAGGGAAAAAATTCTCGAGCGTAATGAAAGATATGATGAAGTCGGCAGGATAATCCAGGTGCTGGAACCGAATGTAAAAGACGGCGCAGGAGGACTGCGGGATGTCCATACAATATACTGGATTGCAAAAGCTACTGACCAGATTGAAAGAATCACTGAAATAAACAGGATTTCATTCCTTTCAGATGATGAAAGAGGGAGACTCCTCAATGCCTTCAGTTTTATCTGGAAAGTCAGGAACGACCTTCATTATGTGTCGGGAAGGAAAAACGATGTCCTGAGTCTCCAGTTCCAAGCTCAGGTTGCCCATAATCTCGGTTACAGCGATTCAGGAAATAAACCCGCAGTAGAGCATTTTTTAAAGGATTACTATTCCTGTGCGAAGTCAATTGCCCAGGTCTGCACACTTTTCATAAGGAGGATGGTCAGCAGCAGGATGCCTCACGAAAATATGGAGATCGTTTTAAGACAACGACGGATGGAAAACGGTCTCATAGTGATTGGGAACACGCTATATCTGCCGCGTGCGGGTAAAATGCCTGATATCTCATCCCTCCCTGAACTTTTCAGGATTTTCAAATTTGTCCATGATCACGACATAATAATAAGCGAAAAACTTATGTTCTATATTGCAGAGCGCATAAGAAGTATGAAAATAAAAAAGAAGGATATAAGGGAATCTGTCCAGCTTTTCATGGAAATACTGGGATCAAAAAAGAACATTTCCGGTCTTATAAGACTTATGAACGAGATAGGGTTGATAGGTGCGGTTATCCCTGAATTTAAAGATTTGGAGAGTCTGGTACAGTTTGACATCTATCATCATTACACGGTAGATGAGCACGTATTGCTAGCCCTCGAAAAATTGGACGAGCTAATATCCAAAAGCACAAGGCATGATGATCTCCTGATAGGAATTGCAGCAGAACTGGAAAGACGTGACATCATGCGTCTTTCAATTTTACTTCATGACATAGGGAAATCAGGGGGAAAAGGACATGTGGAGCGGGGGACCGCAATGTCAAAGAAAATATTGAAACGGATGGGAATCCCCCGTGAAGAAGCTGACAAGGTCATCATGCTTGTATCTAATCATCTAAGCATGATGCATACGGCTGAGAAAAGAGACTTTTCTGAAAATCGGGTGCTTTACAATTTTGTAATCAGTGCCGGGACGATTGAAGGACTCAGGATGCTTTTTCTGCTTACCTATTGTGATGTGAATGCAGTTTCCCCCCACGCATGGAGCGATTGGAGAAGTGAGCTTGTGAGAAAACTTTATTTCAAGGCATACAATTATTTGTCTATGAGGCTTCATGAAAAGATTGATGAAAAAGGTGAAATCGTGCGTAAGATTGAAACAGTCATCAGAAAGGTAATCGAAAAATCAGACAATATCCTGACCGTTGAAGATGTCAGCAATTTTTTCGACAAACTCCCGCAGCAATATATTATCTCAACTCTCGCAAGCAGGATATTTACTCATCATCGTCTGCTTAAAACAATCCGTCAGGAGAAAAAATTTGTAACATGGGATGTAATACAGAACAAGAGGGCAGGGGTGACAGATTTCCTTGTCTGTTTTGAGGGAAAGATGGGGTCTTTTTCGAAAATATGCGGGGTGCTCACAGCAAAGGGGATATTTATATTAGGTGCTCAGATATACACGACTAATGACGGGTTTGCAGTTGATACACTTCAGTGCAGGCTCTATGACGGAAACCTTGTTTCTGATCCTGAGATATGGCTTGATGTGGAAAAGGAACTTGAAGGGGTACTTTCATCAAGAGTGAGCATGGAAACGGTAATGAGCAGAAAAAAAAGATTCATGTTTGAGGGGAAATTTGATATAGTAAAAATCAATACAGAGATAAGTATAAACAATACAGATTCAGAGTCCTATACTATTATTGAAATCCAGGCTAATGACAAGCTTGGCCTCCTGTATGAAGTAACAAACGCTATCGCTGCCATGAGCCTTGATATAAGCAGGGCAACGACGGTAACGGAAGGGAACAG
- the tsaD gene encoding tRNA (adenosine(37)-N6)-threonylcarbamoyltransferase complex transferase subunit TsaD, whose protein sequence is MKESKLMFLLAIESSCDETAAAVIEDGTRILSSIVASQTDVHSKYGGVVPELASRAHLESIVPVVDEALEQANIELADIEAVAVTYGPGLVGSLLVGVSFAKAITFVNKKPLVAVNHLEGHLLSSIIEYGIPEFPYITLVVSGGHSNIYLVKNIGDYQLLGFTVDDAAGEAFDKVAKMLGLGYPGGPLIDKAATNGREGAVQFPRPYLREKKYCFSFSGLKTAVLTYLKKEGLYDSKTKLPVDGKITEQIKSDIARNFQDAVVDVLVDKTISAAIEYGCGTITIAGGVACNSRLREEMKRLSSEKNIKVLYPSLSYCIDNAAMIGIAGYYRYIKGERADMTLNAVARVKL, encoded by the coding sequence ATGAAGGAGTCAAAGCTGATGTTTCTTCTTGCCATTGAAAGCTCATGTGATGAAACAGCCGCAGCCGTAATTGAAGACGGCACACGTATTTTGTCCAGTATTGTCGCTTCCCAGACTGATGTTCATTCAAAGTACGGCGGCGTTGTTCCTGAACTTGCCTCTCGCGCTCATCTTGAATCAATTGTCCCTGTTGTTGACGAAGCACTCGAGCAGGCGAATATAGAGCTTGCTGATATTGAAGCTGTAGCTGTGACATATGGGCCCGGACTTGTAGGCTCGCTTCTTGTTGGAGTCTCGTTTGCCAAGGCAATCACATTTGTTAATAAAAAGCCGCTTGTTGCAGTAAATCACCTTGAAGGGCACCTGCTTTCAAGTATTATTGAATATGGAATACCTGAGTTTCCATATATTACTCTTGTTGTGTCAGGCGGTCACAGCAATATCTATCTTGTAAAAAACATAGGGGATTACCAGCTTCTTGGGTTTACAGTAGATGATGCCGCAGGAGAGGCTTTCGATAAAGTTGCCAAGATGCTTGGCCTTGGTTACCCGGGAGGACCATTGATTGACAAAGCCGCCACAAATGGCAGGGAAGGTGCGGTTCAATTCCCAAGACCTTATCTGCGCGAGAAAAAATATTGTTTCAGTTTCAGCGGGCTAAAGACTGCTGTGCTTACGTATCTGAAAAAAGAAGGACTTTACGATTCAAAAACCAAACTTCCTGTTGATGGAAAAATCACTGAGCAAATAAAATCTGATATCGCAAGAAATTTCCAGGACGCTGTTGTTGATGTCCTAGTTGACAAGACTATTTCTGCGGCCATTGAATATGGATGCGGTACTATTACAATTGCCGGAGGTGTTGCCTGCAACAGCAGATTAAGAGAAGAGATGAAACGCTTGTCCAGCGAGAAGAATATAAAAGTGCTTTACCCATCTCTCTCCTATTGTATAGACAATGCCGCAATGATTGGTATTGCCGGCTACTACCGCTATATAAAAGGCGAGCGCGCCGACATGACCTTAAATGCTGTTGCGCGGGTAAAGTTGTAA